A window from Salvia miltiorrhiza cultivar Shanhuang (shh) chromosome 2, IMPLAD_Smil_shh, whole genome shotgun sequence encodes these proteins:
- the LOC131007892 gene encoding uncharacterized protein LOC131007892: MFMDTAAGGSLLKKGSSEAMEIIESMATTSYQWPSERVQLKKVTAASSSDLMALILTQLAEMNLKINAMTVGDSEPAVEIPTGVEDVNYINGRNYGNFQHGQQSGYNNGQQLHHGGRPHPNLAYGNPNNALQAPPGFSEGAMTAKDESAQLIEKKSEEVTVEKERMKERLSKFLEIFKKVNINIPLVEMPQYAKFLKDIVSRKKKLGEFETHFGRSLCDLRASINLMPLSVFQQLAIGELKPTSIRLQMADRSVTYLRGIVENVLVKVGDFILPAYFVVLDIEDDNKIPLILGRPFLATGRALIDVENGELTLRLHDESQTFYVYEPYRIHKDEVPKKAKDPGMDPGDRKLKGGILAGKSGAGGSCSQHYITTLNEDLLILIYA, encoded by the exons ATGTTTATGGATACAGCAGCTGGAGGTTCTCTGCTCAAGAAAGGGAGCTCGGAGGCAATGGAgatcattgaaagcatggctactACAAGTTAccaatggccatccgagagagttcagTTGAAGAAAGTTACTGCTGCGTCCAGCTCAGATCTCATggcattgattttgactcagctggcagagatgaacttGAAAATCAATGCTATGACTGTTGGCGATTCTGAGCCAGCTGTAGAGATCccgacaggcgtagaagacgtcaACTACATTAATGGCAGAAACTACGGGAACTTTCAGCACGGGCAACAGAGCGGGTATAATAATGGACAACAGcttcatcatggagggcgtccacatccgaatttggcttatgggaatccGAATAACGCGCTCCaagctccaccaggcttctct gaaggggccatgacggcaaaagaTGAGAGTGCACAGCTGATTGAGAAAAAAtctgaggaggtcactgttgag AAAGAAAGGATGAAGGAGCGGCTCTCTAAGTTTTTAGAGATCTTTAAGAAGGTGAACATCAACATTCCGTTGGTGGAGATGCCGCAGTATGCCAAATTCCTCAAGGACATAGTCTCCCGAAAGAAGAAGttgggagagtttgagacg catttcggaaggtcactctgcgatCTGAGGGCGAGCATAAACCTCATGCCTTTATCTGTTTTCCAGCAGCTGGCTattggagagttgaagccgACATCAATAAGGCTACAGATGGCGGATAGGTCGGTCACTTATCttcgtggaattgtggagaacgtgctcgtgaaggtgggggatttcaTTCTCCCTGCTTattttgtggttctagacattgaAGATGACAACAAAATCCCGCTAATTTTGGGGCGTccgttccttgcaacgggaagagctttaattgatgtggagaaTGGAGAGCTCACACTGCGACTGCATGATGAGAGCCAAACTTTCTATGTCTATGAACCATACCGCATCCACAAGGAcgaagtgcccaagaaagcaAAGGATCCGGGAATG gacccaggtgatcggAAGTTGAAAGGAGGAATTTTGGCTGGTAAGAGTGGAGCAGGGGGCAGCTGTTCGCAGCActacattacaacccttaaTGAAGAccttttgatcttg atatatgcctag